The Chlorocebus sabaeus isolate Y175 chromosome 1, mChlSab1.0.hap1, whole genome shotgun sequence genome includes a region encoding these proteins:
- the RCOR2 gene encoding REST corepressor 2 isoform X2: MPSVMEKPSAGSGILSRSRAKTVPNGGQPHSEDDSSEEEHSHDSMIRVGTNYQAVIPECKPESPARYSNKELKGMLVWSPNHCVSDAKLDKYIAMAKEKHGYNIEQALGMLLWHKHDVEKSLADLANFTPFPDEWTVEDKVLFEQAFGFHGKCFQRIQQMLPDKLIPSLVKYYYSWKKTRSRTSVMDRQARRLGGRKDKEDSDELEEGRGGVSEGEPDPGDPKREPLPSRPLNARPGPGKKEVQVSQYRHHPLRTRRRPPKGMYLSPEGLTAVSGSPDLANLTLRGLDSQLISLKRQVQSMKQTNSSLRQALEGGIDPLRPPEANTKFNSRWTTDEQLLAVQGPDYSGLHVCAPISAPCATTPSTSHLAVPAAPTAEATFAHGSHSAPTATPTAAGPLPPAPAGPQPAPTTSHPPRSGCLPPQCPSWPSAPTHPDWSPSGAPSTLTLSPVVLHQPQAPGSLCWPSPGISGVTEDRRD; this comes from the exons ATGCCCTCAGTGATGGAGAAGCCGAGCGCGGGCTCCGGGATCCTGTCCCGCAGCCGGGCCAAGACGGTGCCCAACGGCGGACAGCCCCACTCGGAGGATGACAGCAGCGAGGAGGAGCACTCGCACG ACAGCATGATCCGCGTTGGAACCAATTACCAGGCCGTAATTCCGGAGTGCAAGCCTG AGAGCCCTGCACGCTACAGCAACAAGGAGCTGAAGGGGATGCTGGTGTGGTCACCCAACCACTGTGTGTCAGATGCCAAGC TTGACAAGTACATTGCAATGGCCAAGGAGAAGCATGGCTACAACATTGAGCAG GCGCTGGGCATGCTCCTGTGGCATAAGCACGATGTAGAGAAGTCGCTGGCTGACCTGGCCAACTTCACCCCATTCCCTGACGAGTGGACAGTAGAGGACAAGGTGCTGTTTGAACAGGCCTTTGGCTTCCACGGCAAGTGCTTCCAGCGTATCCAGCAGATG CTGCCCGACAAGTTGATTCCCAGCCTGGTGAAATATTACTACTCTTGGAAGAAGACCCGCAGCCGAACTAGCGTGATGGACAGACAGGCCCGGCGGCTGGGGGGCCGCAAGGACAAAGAAGACAG TGATGAGCTCGAAGAGGGTCGAGGAGGCGTGAGTGAGGGAGAGCCTGATCCTGGAGACCCTAAGAGAGAG CCTCTGCCCTCTCGGCCCCTGAATGCACGCCCAGGCCCTGGAAAAAAGGAGGTCCAGGTATCTCAGTACCGCCACCACCCCTTGCGAACTCGGCGTCGCCCACCCAAGGGCATGTACCTGAGCCCTGAGGGCCTCACGGCAGTGTCAGGAAGCCCGGACCTTGCCAACCTCACGCTCCGAGGTCTTGACTCTCAGCTCATCTCCCTCAAGCGCCAG GTACAGAGCATGAAGCAGACAAACAGCAGCCTGCGCCAAGCCCTGGAGGGCGGCATTGATCCACTCCGCCCCCCGGAG GCCAACACCAAGTTCAACTCCCGCTGGACCACAGATGAGCAGCTTTTGGCTGTCCAAG GTCCAGATTACAGCGGTCTCCACGTCTGTGCCCCGATCAGTGCCCCCTGCGCCACcaccccctccacctcccacctcgcTGTCCCAGCCGCCCCCACTGCTGAGGCCACCTTTGCCCACGGCTCCCACTCTGCTCCGACAGCCACCCCCACTGCAGCAGGGCCGCTTCCTCCAGCCCCGGCTGGCCCCCAACCAGCCCCCACCACCTCTCATCCGCCCCGCTCTGGCTGCCTCCCGCCACAGTGCCCGTCCTGGCCCTCAGCCCCCACCCACCCTGATTGGAGCCCCTCTGGAGCCCCCAGCACCCTCACTCTGAGCCCTGTGGTCCTCCACCAACCACAGGCTCCAGGATCCCTTTGCTGGCCATCCCCAGGCATCTCTGGTGTCACCGAGGACAGAAGGGACTAG
- the RCOR2 gene encoding REST corepressor 2 isoform X1: MPSVMEKPSAGSGILSRSRAKTVPNGGQPHSEDDSSEEEHSHDSMIRVGTNYQAVIPECKPESPARYSNKELKGMLVWSPNHCVSDAKLDKYIAMAKEKHGYNIEQALGMLLWHKHDVEKSLADLANFTPFPDEWTVEDKVLFEQAFGFHGKCFQRIQQMLPDKLIPSLVKYYYSWKKTRSRTSVMDRQARRLGGRKDKEDSDELEEGRGGVSEGEPDPGDPKREPLPSRPLNARPGPGKKEVQVSQYRHHPLRTRRRPPKGMYLSPEGLTAVSGSPDLANLTLRGLDSQLISLKRQVQSMKQTNSSLRQALEGGIDPLRPPEANTKFNSRWTTDEQLLAVQAIRRYGKDFGAIAEVIGNKTLTQVKTFFVSYRRRFNLEEVLQEWEAEQDGAPGAPVPMEEARRGAPLPAPALEEDDEVQITAVSTSVPRSVPPAPPPPPPPTSLSQPPPLLRPPLPTAPTLLRQPPPLQQGRFLQPRLAPNQPPPPLIRPALAASRHSARPGPQPPPTLIGAPLEPPAPSL, translated from the exons ATGCCCTCAGTGATGGAGAAGCCGAGCGCGGGCTCCGGGATCCTGTCCCGCAGCCGGGCCAAGACGGTGCCCAACGGCGGACAGCCCCACTCGGAGGATGACAGCAGCGAGGAGGAGCACTCGCACG ACAGCATGATCCGCGTTGGAACCAATTACCAGGCCGTAATTCCGGAGTGCAAGCCTG AGAGCCCTGCACGCTACAGCAACAAGGAGCTGAAGGGGATGCTGGTGTGGTCACCCAACCACTGTGTGTCAGATGCCAAGC TTGACAAGTACATTGCAATGGCCAAGGAGAAGCATGGCTACAACATTGAGCAG GCGCTGGGCATGCTCCTGTGGCATAAGCACGATGTAGAGAAGTCGCTGGCTGACCTGGCCAACTTCACCCCATTCCCTGACGAGTGGACAGTAGAGGACAAGGTGCTGTTTGAACAGGCCTTTGGCTTCCACGGCAAGTGCTTCCAGCGTATCCAGCAGATG CTGCCCGACAAGTTGATTCCCAGCCTGGTGAAATATTACTACTCTTGGAAGAAGACCCGCAGCCGAACTAGCGTGATGGACAGACAGGCCCGGCGGCTGGGGGGCCGCAAGGACAAAGAAGACAG TGATGAGCTCGAAGAGGGTCGAGGAGGCGTGAGTGAGGGAGAGCCTGATCCTGGAGACCCTAAGAGAGAG CCTCTGCCCTCTCGGCCCCTGAATGCACGCCCAGGCCCTGGAAAAAAGGAGGTCCAGGTATCTCAGTACCGCCACCACCCCTTGCGAACTCGGCGTCGCCCACCCAAGGGCATGTACCTGAGCCCTGAGGGCCTCACGGCAGTGTCAGGAAGCCCGGACCTTGCCAACCTCACGCTCCGAGGTCTTGACTCTCAGCTCATCTCCCTCAAGCGCCAG GTACAGAGCATGAAGCAGACAAACAGCAGCCTGCGCCAAGCCCTGGAGGGCGGCATTGATCCACTCCGCCCCCCGGAG GCCAACACCAAGTTCAACTCCCGCTGGACCACAGATGAGCAGCTTTTGGCTGTCCAAG CCATCCGTAGGTATGGCAAAGACTTTGGGGCTATTGCAGAGGTGATTGGGAACAAGACTCTGACCCAGGTGAAGACTTTCTTTGTGAGCTACCGGCGCCGCTTCAATCTGGAGGAGGTGCTGCAGGaatgggaggctgagcaggatgGGGCCCCTGGAGCCCCAGTCCCCATGGAGGAGGCTAGGAGAGGGGCTCCATTGCCAGCCCCAGCCCTAGAGGAAGATGATGAG GTCCAGATTACAGCGGTCTCCACGTCTGTGCCCCGATCAGTGCCCCCTGCGCCACcaccccctccacctcccacctcgcTGTCCCAGCCGCCCCCACTGCTGAGGCCACCTTTGCCCACGGCTCCCACTCTGCTCCGACAGCCACCCCCACTGCAGCAGGGCCGCTTCCTCCAGCCCCGGCTGGCCCCCAACCAGCCCCCACCACCTCTCATCCGCCCCGCTCTGGCTGCCTCCCGCCACAGTGCCCGTCCTGGCCCTCAGCCCCCACCCACCCTGATTGGAGCCCCTCTGGAGCCCCCAGCACCCTCACTCTGA